Proteins encoded together in one Vigna angularis cultivar LongXiaoDou No.4 chromosome 5, ASM1680809v1, whole genome shotgun sequence window:
- the LOC108338869 gene encoding uncharacterized protein LOC108338869 isoform X1, with translation MKKFAGCSLVVSFAPTGSNILKNNGRFPLVISRRNKFSYRLFSTRVLKAQLHDKPGVVSRYYLPPWFSVAPMMEWTDNHYRTLARLISKHAWLYTEMVAAETIVHQKDNLDRFLAYSPDQHPIVLQIGGSNIENLAKATELANAYCYDEINLNCGCPSPKVAGHGCFGVSLMLNPKFVAEAMSAIAATTNVPVSVKCRIGVDDHDSYSELCDFIYQVSSFSPTKHFIIHSRKALLNGISPAENRSIPPLKYEYFYGLLRDFPDLTFTINGGITSVEEVLAAREAGAHGVMVGRAAYTNPWHILGHVDSAIYGTPSPDLTRRQVLEKYLTYGESVMGKYGRRPTMRDIVKPLLNLFHSEPGNGLWKRKADAAFKNCTTVESFFEETLVAIPDSVLDSPVAKLPPGRRDLFANIDNLLPPPYKTREEEAVVICA, from the exons ATGAAGAAGTTTGCAGGATGTTCCCTGGTCGTTTCATTTGCTCCCACAGGTTCCAATATCCTTAAAAACAATGGCAGATTCCCACTAGTTATATCTCGTAGGAATAAGTTCAGCTATAGGTTATTTTCTACTCGTGTTCTGAAAGCACAATTACATGATAAGCCTGGGGTGGTTTCCAGATACTATCTTCCTCCTTGGTTTAG TGTTGCTCCAATGATGGAATGGACGGACAATCACTATAGGACTCTAGCACGCCTCATATCAAAACATGCTTGGCTGTACACGGAGATGGTTGCAGCTGAAACAATTGTTCATCAAAAGGACAATCTG GACAGATTCTTGGCATATTCTCCAGACCAACACCCCATTGTGCTTCAAATTGGAGGGAGCAATATAGAAAATTTGGCTAAAGCAACTGAGCTTGCTAATGCTTATTGTTATGACGAGATCAACTTAAA CTGTGGATGCCCTAGTCCAAAAGTTGCTGGGCATGGGTGTTTTGGTGTGAGTCTTATGCTTAACCCCAAG TTTGTTGCTGAGGCCATGTCAGCAATTGCTGCCACCACGAATGTACCTGTCAGTGTCAAATGTCGAATTGGTGTGGATGATCATGATTCTTATAGTGAGCTTT GTGATTTCATATACCAGGTTTCTTCTTTCTCACCCACTAAGCATTTTATAATTCACTCAAGGAAGGCACTGCTCAATGGTATTAGCCCTGCTGAGAATAGAAGCATTCCTCCGCTAAA ATATGAATACTTCTATGGCCTCCTACGTGACTTTCCTGACCTAACATTTACAATCAATGGCGGCATTACTAGTGTTGAAGAG GTCCTTGCGGCTCGAGAAGCTGGGGCTCATGGTGTTATGGTCGGACGTGCAGCGTACACCAA TCCTTGGCATATTTTGGGGCACGTAGACTCTGCAATTTATGGTACACCAAGTCCTGATCTTACACGTCGTCAG GTCCTTGAAAAATATCTAACCTATGGGGAATCGGTCATGGGAAAATACGGACGTAGGCCAACTATGCGAGATATTGTGAAG CCTTTACTCAATCTTTTCCATTCAGAACCTGGGAATGGACTTTGGAAGCGCAAAGCTGATGCTGCTTTCAAAAATTGCACG ACTGTCGAATCATTTTTTGAAGAAACCCTTGTCGCAATTCCCGACTCAGTATTGGATTCGCCTGTTGCCAAACTACCACCTGGCCGTAGAGATCTTTTTGCCAACATAGACAATTTATTGCCTCCGCCATACaaaacaagagaagaagaggCAGTAGTCATTTGCGCTTAA
- the LOC108338869 gene encoding uncharacterized protein LOC108338869 isoform X2 encodes MMEWTDNHYRTLARLISKHAWLYTEMVAAETIVHQKDNLDRFLAYSPDQHPIVLQIGGSNIENLAKATELANAYCYDEINLNCGCPSPKVAGHGCFGVSLMLNPKFVAEAMSAIAATTNVPVSVKCRIGVDDHDSYSELCDFIYQVSSFSPTKHFIIHSRKALLNGISPAENRSIPPLKYEYFYGLLRDFPDLTFTINGGITSVEEVLAAREAGAHGVMVGRAAYTNPWHILGHVDSAIYGTPSPDLTRRQVLEKYLTYGESVMGKYGRRPTMRDIVKPLLNLFHSEPGNGLWKRKADAAFKNCTTVESFFEETLVAIPDSVLDSPVAKLPPGRRDLFANIDNLLPPPYKTREEEAVVICA; translated from the exons ATGATGGAATGGACGGACAATCACTATAGGACTCTAGCACGCCTCATATCAAAACATGCTTGGCTGTACACGGAGATGGTTGCAGCTGAAACAATTGTTCATCAAAAGGACAATCTG GACAGATTCTTGGCATATTCTCCAGACCAACACCCCATTGTGCTTCAAATTGGAGGGAGCAATATAGAAAATTTGGCTAAAGCAACTGAGCTTGCTAATGCTTATTGTTATGACGAGATCAACTTAAA CTGTGGATGCCCTAGTCCAAAAGTTGCTGGGCATGGGTGTTTTGGTGTGAGTCTTATGCTTAACCCCAAG TTTGTTGCTGAGGCCATGTCAGCAATTGCTGCCACCACGAATGTACCTGTCAGTGTCAAATGTCGAATTGGTGTGGATGATCATGATTCTTATAGTGAGCTTT GTGATTTCATATACCAGGTTTCTTCTTTCTCACCCACTAAGCATTTTATAATTCACTCAAGGAAGGCACTGCTCAATGGTATTAGCCCTGCTGAGAATAGAAGCATTCCTCCGCTAAA ATATGAATACTTCTATGGCCTCCTACGTGACTTTCCTGACCTAACATTTACAATCAATGGCGGCATTACTAGTGTTGAAGAG GTCCTTGCGGCTCGAGAAGCTGGGGCTCATGGTGTTATGGTCGGACGTGCAGCGTACACCAA TCCTTGGCATATTTTGGGGCACGTAGACTCTGCAATTTATGGTACACCAAGTCCTGATCTTACACGTCGTCAG GTCCTTGAAAAATATCTAACCTATGGGGAATCGGTCATGGGAAAATACGGACGTAGGCCAACTATGCGAGATATTGTGAAG CCTTTACTCAATCTTTTCCATTCAGAACCTGGGAATGGACTTTGGAAGCGCAAAGCTGATGCTGCTTTCAAAAATTGCACG ACTGTCGAATCATTTTTTGAAGAAACCCTTGTCGCAATTCCCGACTCAGTATTGGATTCGCCTGTTGCCAAACTACCACCTGGCCGTAGAGATCTTTTTGCCAACATAGACAATTTATTGCCTCCGCCATACaaaacaagagaagaagaggCAGTAGTCATTTGCGCTTAA
- the LOC108340683 gene encoding uncharacterized protein LOC108340683, translated as MEVDLNSQCNWTIPSSASISDTITFQSSYCLLSDDQRTDPTPLLLHSPSPDSPPCEIKIIFPEKHELRQIYVRSTARVYEIYFAPNARTNNDYLCTVRCGLAVRDDHVLRSPAVQNIGGDDNVKTEDDWVEVKVPDSPNIASETKPYLNSIKTYQSQDLYEATAEIDDANPCISVTIRLLSLQNKGCVYVDEIYVFADPVDSADSESQEKPYENSSGSSLMAMFIPTLMQLSKTTGLNNLNALRKEKSLVQGDDLEATLPSDSIIKTQVIGNTSITDPQEVTLKEVEGGWVGPSQPDVIPQNAKIESNPVAVPSQTAKMDSTYTVVPSKIAEMQNNHSSVPFEFAKMECNRSSVPSQVDIPESKGGFSLGYNVERLLEQLVSRMDRIEEICLGFQEKMVVPMSSMEVRLQRVEQQVDTLTKNLQNSALPSHCKIFSPDASCIVSDANTSDCPDFLVTRESEPDENHLHAEIPHVPPSPNRSDSGNISPLLPGLVVTAPEFPDSEDEEDNASGQETSSLKDKGKHTIDDALSSALANFLSSVSMDSPKYTKSLTVKAPEFLNEDDDDDHGSSSEIAKNDSVCLAESEEFSHIQVLASSNTLENGEKINPDSNYKQSEKTSQEAVEDGQVYIARGDREEVHVKTNSLTELNPETGFIDNSEEDDNGKINGHKSDGSLDNQIPYCYSITEEGRTAGTEDTVAKEVPRKASHENILENVLGFSVGSSVVDFENPILDVKFISQRSPATDRFLEELLQVDTQETTSSVDPSVKESNVDLSVEEQLKRNDVSIEEQSNLISNG; from the exons ATGGAGGTAGATTTGAATTCGCAGTGCAACTGGACCATTCCTTCCTCAGCCTCTATCAGCGACACCATCACTTTCCAATCCTCGTACTGTCTCCTCAGCGACGATCAACGAACTGATCCcactcctcttcttcttcattctcctTCGCCAGATTCTCCTCCCTGCGAGATCAAGA TTATTTTTCCGGAGAAGCACGAGCTCAGACAAATCTACGTTCGGAGCACTGCTCGCGTCTACGAGATTTACTTTGCGCCCAACGCTCGCACTAACAATGACTATCTCTGCACTGTCCGATGCGGTCTTGCTGTTAGAGACGATCACGTTCTTCGTTCCCCCGCTGTCCAAAATATAGGTGGTGACGATAATGTTAAAACTGAAGATGATTGGGTTGAGGTCAAAGTTCCCGATTCTCCCAACATCGCTTCGGAAACAAAACCCTACCTCAATTCCATTAAAACATATCAGTCTCAG GATCTTTATGAGGCTACCGCAGAGATTGATGATGCAAATCCTTGCATATCTGTTACTATTCGGCTGCTCTCGCTTCAGAATAAAGGATGTGTTTATGTTGATGAGATTTATGTGTTTGCTGATCCTGTTGATTCAGCCGATTCAGAAAGCCAAGAAAAGCCTTATGAAAACTCATCCGGAAGTTCCCTCATGGCTATGTTTATCCCCACTTTAATGCAATTATCTAAGACAACAGGGCTCAACAATTTAAATGCTCTCAGAAAGGAAAAGTCCCTTGTTCAGGGGGATGATTTGGAAGCAACTCTCCCTAGTGATTCTATAATTAAAACCCAGGTGATAGGAAACACTAGCATAACTGATCCCCAAGAAGTGACGTTGAAGGAGGTAGAAGGAGGTTGGGTGGGTCCATCCCAGCCAGATGTCATCCCACAAAATGCTAAAATCGAGAGTAACCCTGTTGCAGTACCCTCACAAACTGCCAAAATGGACAGCACTTACACAGTTGTACCCTCAAAAATTGCTGAAATGCAGAACAACCATAGTTCTGTTCCCTTTGAATTTGCTAAAATGGAGTGCAACCGTAGTTCTGTCCCTTCACAAGTTGATATTCCTGAGAGCAAAGGTGGTTTTTCTTTGGGTTACAATGTTGAAAGGCTCCTGGAACAGCTTGTATCACGCATGGACAGGATAGAAGAAATCTGTTTGGGCTTTCAAGAGAAAATGGTAGTGCCCATGAGCAGCATGGAGGTGAGACTTCAAAGAGTTGAGCAGCAAGTGGACACATTGACTAAGAATTTGCAGAACTCGGCATTGCCATCACATTGTAAGATTTTCTCTCCTGATGCTTCTTGTATTGTATCAGATGCCAACACCAGTGATTGTCCTGATTTTCTGGTGACTAGGGAAAGTGAACCAGATGAGAATCATTTACACGCAGAGATACCACATGTCCCTCCTTCTCCTAATAGGTCTGATTCAGGAAATATTTCTCCATTGCTCCCAGGTCTTGTAGTTACGGCACCCGAGTTTCCTGATAGCGAGGATGAAGAAGATAATGCATCAGGGCAAGAAACAAGTTCTTTGAAAGATAAAGGAAAGCACACAATTGATGATGCCTTATCTTCTGCATTGGCTAATTTTTTGTCTTCTGTGTCGATGGACTCTCCAAAGTATACGAAAAGTCTAACTGTTAAAGCCCCTGAGTTTttaaatgaagatgatgatgacgacCATGGGAGCAGTAGTGAGATAGCGAAAAATGACTCGGTTTGTCTTGCAGAAAGTGAGGAATTTAGTCACATCCAAGTGTTGGCTTCATCTAATACTTTGGAAAATGGTGAGAAGATAAACCCAGATTCTAATTATAAACAATCTGAAAAGACTTCCCAGGAAGCTGTAGAAGATGGACAAGTTTACATTGCTAGAGGAGATCGAGAAGAGGTGCATGTGAAAACTAATAGTTTAACTGAACTCAATCCTGAAACAGGTTTTATTGACAACTCTGAAGAAGATGATAATGGAAAAATCAATGGTCATAAAAGTGATGGTTCGCTCGACAATCAGATTCCATATTGTTATAGCATCACCGAGGAAGGACGGACTGCAGGAACTGAAGATACTGTTGCAAAAGAGGTACCTAGAAAGGCCTCCCACGAGAATATCTTAGAGAACGTTCTTGGATTTTCAGTAGGTTCCTCTGTTGTAGATTTTGAAAACCCAATCTTGGACGTGAAATTTATTTCTCAGAGAAGTCCTGCCACTGATCGTTTCCTTGAAGAGCTTCTTCAAGTTGATACACAAGAAACCACCAGTTCAGTAGATCCCTCTGTCAAGGAAAGCAATGTTGATCTTTCCGTTGAGGAACAACTGAAAAGAAATGATGTCTCAATTGAGGAGCAGTCAAATTTGATTTCCAATGGATGA
- the LOC108338871 gene encoding photosystem II 5 kDa protein, chloroplastic → MASITMAASLIGSSVTSNRSPVASQRRLVVANASKAVEGEKTRVSYENDKEGNNGRRNMMFAAAAAAVCSVAGMAMADEPKRGTPEAKKIYYPVCVTMPTAKICHK, encoded by the coding sequence ATGGCATCAATCACCATGGCAGCATCACTCATTGGCAGCTCAGTCACCAGCAACCGGTCTCCGGTGGCATCCCAGAGGAGGTTGGTGGTGGCAAATGCTTCCAAAGCAGTTGAAGGAGAAAAGACAAGGGTCAGTTATGAGAATGACAAGGAAGGCAACAATGGCAGGAGGAACATGATGTTTGCTGCAGCAGCAGCAGCTGTTTGCTCTGTTGCTGGAATGGCCATGGCCGATGAGCCCAAACGTGGCACCCCTGAAGCTAAGAAAATCTATTACCCTGTTTGTGTGACCATGCCAACTGCTAAGATTTGTCACAAATGA